A stretch of the Candidatus Woesearchaeota archaeon genome encodes the following:
- a CDS encoding NUDIX domain-containing protein produces the protein MIEISKSVIQKDGKFLLLKRASHSKSYPDMWYFAGGKHDPGETPTQAVIRETKEETSFDIEPGNEIRTEEYHDEKHDLLFHYFTPKVLSGELTLSPDHSDFKWISKEEMKDFELHPSVKLFFE, from the coding sequence ATGATTGAAATCTCAAAATCTGTAATTCAAAAAGATGGAAAGTTTCTTCTTTTGAAAAGAGCTTCACATTCTAAAAGTTATCCTGACATGTGGTATTTTGCAGGAGGCAAACATGATCCTGGTGAAACTCCAACTCAAGCAGTCATCAGAGAGACAAAAGAAGAAACTTCATTTGATATAGAACCTGGAAATGAAATCAGAACGGAAGAATATCATGATGAAAAACATGACTTATTATTTCATTATTTTACTCCAAAAGTACTTTCTGGAGAATTAACTTTAAGTCCTGACCATTCTGATTTCAAATGGATATCTAAAGAAGAAATGAAAGATTTTGAATTACATCCGTCCGTAAAATTGTTCTTTGAATAA
- a CDS encoding nucleoside triphosphate pyrophosphohydrolase → MKYNKLIRDKIPEIIRSKGAVPITHIASDEEYQQKLKAKLQEEVDEFLEDNNEEELADILEVIYALCDLYNFNKDKLEQLRIDKAEKRGGFKDKIILDETKE, encoded by the coding sequence ATGAAATACAATAAACTTATCAGAGATAAAATCCCTGAAATAATCAGAAGTAAGGGAGCAGTTCCAATTACACATATTGCATCTGATGAAGAATATCAGCAAAAATTAAAAGCTAAACTTCAAGAAGAAGTTGATGAATTTTTAGAAGATAATAATGAAGAAGAACTTGCCGATATTCTTGAAGTAATTTATGCATTATGTGATTTATATAATTTTAATAAAGATAAATTGGAACAGCTCCGAATTGATAAAGCTGAAAAACGAGGCGGATTTAAAGATAAAATAATTCTTGATGAAACAAAAGAGTAG
- a CDS encoding type II toxin-antitoxin system RelE/ParE family toxin, with the protein MHKKSRGDFLVFDIFFTAESKKVLNKLNKEDSKRIISTLERCRIRPHAHVKKLISSPYFRLRVGDYRVILDIKAGKLLIIVVEIGHRKNIYKS; encoded by the coding sequence GTGCACAAAAAATCACGAGGTGATTTTTTAGTGTTTGATATTTTTTTTACAGCCGAATCAAAGAAAGTTCTAAATAAGCTAAATAAAGAAGATTCTAAAAGAATTATTTCTACATTAGAAAGATGTAGAATCAGACCACATGCTCATGTTAAAAAATTAATTTCTTCCCCATATTTTAGATTACGAGTTGGAGACTATAGAGTAATTCTTGACATTAAAGCAGGTAAACTTTTAATTATTGTTGTTGAGATAGGACATAGAAAAAATATTTACAAATCATAA
- a CDS encoding MFS transporter gives MKNNLSIITTYSIGHFYVDFICSFVLSLIIFQNTNNVTSIASLVVIYNIIAFGTQPFFGFLIDHYKKPKIGAISGLLVSTIGLVFFFNPIITTILLGIGNAIYHVGGGVVALNLEPSKAKYPGIYVAPGALGLFLGGLLGYFQIQSWIFLAIGIILSIALITLIYKIPLPKTPKFKEKKINLISIVLLLLLVSVCMRALIGYSLNLEWKSLFILGLILTTAIASGKFFGGFLADKYGFMKVGMVGLIVAAPLLVFFQSIPIIVFIGAFCFNLVMPITLTALAEAIPNYKGFAFGLTTLSLVIGYLLFLSLKNYLVIGQIFTAIVIFINIGSLYLGLKKYEEMKT, from the coding sequence ATGAAAAACAATCTATCAATTATTACAACATATAGTATAGGTCATTTCTATGTTGATTTTATTTGTTCGTTTGTTTTATCATTAATAATATTTCAAAATACAAATAATGTTACATCAATTGCAAGTTTGGTCGTAATATATAATATAATTGCTTTTGGAACACAACCTTTTTTTGGATTCCTTATTGACCATTATAAAAAACCAAAAATAGGGGCAATTTCTGGATTATTAGTTTCAACTATTGGATTGGTTTTCTTTTTTAATCCTATTATCACTACAATTCTATTAGGAATCGGAAATGCAATTTATCATGTAGGTGGCGGAGTTGTTGCGCTAAATTTAGAACCTTCAAAAGCAAAATATCCTGGAATCTATGTAGCACCTGGTGCTTTAGGTTTATTTCTTGGAGGGTTATTAGGTTATTTTCAAATTCAATCATGGATATTTTTAGCTATTGGAATAATCCTAAGTATAGCACTCATTACATTAATCTACAAAATACCTCTTCCAAAAACACCCAAATTCAAAGAGAAAAAGATTAACCTAATTAGTATTGTTTTATTGCTCCTTTTAGTTTCAGTTTGTATGCGTGCATTAATAGGTTATTCTCTAAATTTAGAATGGAAATCTTTATTCATTTTAGGTCTAATATTAACTACTGCAATAGCTTCTGGTAAATTTTTTGGAGGTTTTTTAGCAGATAAATATGGGTTCATGAAAGTAGGTATGGTTGGTTTAATTGTAGCAGCACCATTATTAGTCTTTTTTCAATCTATACCAATAATTGTGTTTATTGGAGCTTTTTGTTTTAACCTAGTTATGCCAATCACATTAACAGCGCTTGCAGAAGCAATTCCAAATTACAAAGGTTTCGCATTTGGACTAACAACATTATCATTAGTTATAGGATATTTATTATTCCTAAGTTTAAAGAATTATTTAGTTATTGGACAAATATTTACAGCAATAGTGATATTTATAAACATAGGAAGTCTATATTTAGGATTGAAAAAATATGAGGAGATGAAAACATGA